A genomic window from Parasteatoda tepidariorum isolate YZ-2023 chromosome 10, CAS_Ptep_4.0, whole genome shotgun sequence includes:
- the LOC107448970 gene encoding transcription factor Jun: METTFYDDSMSRLGKNDNQALKRPVTLNLESPGSAAKRTRFDPILTSPDLKMLQLASPELERLIISNSNFSASTPTPTSFFFPKNVTEEQEQYARGFIDALNQLRQPSLEINNNFLHNFRTGLTPVSSNAPDIVITSTTAPVSTSAGKLYNSVLPFTIQSAPISSPTSVIKSLGNAKSIVNAVRPPSVDNFSSNSCSSSSMPVPLEINIKEELQTVPSDYSSPPMSPLYKAPIDMEDQERIKLERKRQRNRVAASKCRKRKLERISQLELKVKELKGENSKLEMVAKKLRGEVCNVKQIMMEHVTHGCSIQVPKSYLS; the protein is encoded by the coding sequence ATGGAAACAACATTTTACGACGATTCAATGTCTCGACTTGGAAAAAATGATAATCAGGCTCTTAAGCGTCCCGTAACACTGAACCTGGAATCTCCGGGCAGTGCAGCGAAAAGGACTCGATTCGATCCTATATTGACGTCCCCGGATCTTAAGATGCTGCAACTTGCCTCCCCTGAACTGGAGCGATTGATAATCAGCAACTCCAACTTCTCTGCCTCTACACCAACTCCAACTTCATTCTTTTTCCCCAAGAATGTGACTGAGGAACAAGAACAGTATGCCAGAGGATTTATTGATGCGTTGAATCAGCTGCGTCAGCCttctttagaaataaacaataactttcttcataattttagaaCAGGTCTGACACCAGTTTCCTCTAATGCCCCTGATATTGTTATCACATCTACTACTGCACCAGTTTCCACTAGTGCAGGCAAACTGTACAACAGTGTACTGCCTTTCACTATCCAATCTGCGCCAATATCATCACCAACAAGTGTTATCAAATCTTTAGGAAATGCCAAAAGTATAGTAAATGCAGTGCGACCACCCTCTGTTGATAATTTTAGTAGCAACAGTTGCAGTAGCAGCAGTATGCCTGTGCCATTAGAAATAAACATCAAGGAAGAGTTGCAAACTGTACCGAGTGACTATTCGAGCCCTCCTATGTCACCTCTATACAAAGCTCCCATAGACATGGAGGATCAGGAGCGCATCAAATTAGAGCGGAAACGCCAGCGAAACCGAGTAGCTGCCAGCAAATGCCGTAAGCGCAAGTTGGAGAGAATTTCGCAACTCGAACTAAAAGTTAAAGAGTTGAAAGGCGAGAACTCCAAGTTGGAAATGGTTGCGAAAAAATTACGAGGAGAAGTGTGTAATGTAAAGCAAATCATGATGGAACATGTTACGCATGGCTGCAGCATACAAGTTCCAAAATCTTATTTAAGTTAA